From Desulfobacteraceae bacterium, the proteins below share one genomic window:
- a CDS encoding 4Fe-4S binding protein, with amino-acid sequence MKVYRKIIEIDEERCDGCGQCVLACAEGAIQIVDGKAKVISDNLCDGLGACIGDCPQGALKIIEREAEEFDEEAVAARLEQEADVHTGCPSAGVQILTAPAPCAAANQPAGFEPAAGGDSALGHWPVQIHLVPPTAPFLKGADLLVMADCVPVAFPTVHRDFLQGRAVTLGCPKFDDRDAYIEKFSAIFRQAGIKSITTVVMEVPCCAGLPDIVKKAQSAAGTRIPTETVVISTRGAIIKRISG; translated from the coding sequence ATGAAGGTTTACCGCAAGATCATCGAGATCGACGAGGAACGCTGCGACGGCTGCGGACAGTGCGTCCTGGCCTGCGCCGAGGGTGCCATCCAAATCGTGGACGGAAAGGCCAAGGTGATTTCCGACAACCTCTGCGACGGTTTGGGGGCCTGTATCGGCGACTGCCCCCAGGGCGCTTTGAAGATCATCGAGCGCGAGGCCGAGGAGTTCGACGAGGAGGCCGTGGCAGCCCGTCTCGAACAGGAGGCGGATGTCCACACGGGGTGCCCCTCGGCGGGGGTCCAGATTTTGACCGCGCCCGCCCCCTGTGCTGCGGCCAACCAGCCGGCCGGGTTCGAACCCGCCGCGGGGGGCGACTCCGCCCTGGGCCACTGGCCGGTCCAGATCCACCTGGTGCCGCCCACCGCGCCGTTTTTGAAAGGCGCCGATCTGCTGGTCATGGCCGACTGTGTGCCGGTGGCCTTTCCCACCGTTCACCGCGATTTCCTGCAGGGCCGGGCGGTGACCCTGGGGTGCCCCAAGTTCGACGACCGCGACGCCTACATCGAGAAGTTCAGCGCCATTTTCCGGCAGGCCGGGATCAAATCCATCACCACCGTGGTCATGGAGGTCCCCTGCTGCGCGGGGCTGCCCGATATCGTCAAAAAGGCCCAGAGCGCGGCGGGCACCCGAATACCCACCGAGACGGTGGTGATCAGCACCCGCGGTGCCATCATCAAGCGGATCAGCGGCTGA
- a CDS encoding phosphohydrolase — translation MRCPGQDTQYWNSKAIFEAKCPKCNHPVEFFKDDTTRKCGHCGHRFVNPQMDFGCAAYCPFAEQCLGSLPPELVAQKENLFKDRVAVEVKRHLKTDFKRIGHASRLARYVERIQQREKGNPASALIAAYLLPIVAQAAADGGAEAWRRAATATVGEFLSKLGAGENLITAVAEVLAALSGADPQAPVEVRVLHDAEAILRLEDQQKTAPLPLDALQQQLDGTLLTDGGRQAAAAVLLKP, via the coding sequence ATGCGATGCCCGGGACAGGACACCCAGTATTGGAACTCGAAAGCGATCTTCGAGGCCAAATGCCCCAAGTGCAACCACCCGGTGGAGTTCTTCAAGGACGACACCACGCGCAAGTGCGGGCACTGCGGCCACCGCTTCGTCAATCCGCAGATGGATTTCGGCTGCGCCGCCTACTGCCCGTTTGCCGAACAGTGCCTGGGGAGTCTGCCGCCGGAGTTGGTGGCCCAGAAGGAAAATCTCTTCAAGGACCGGGTGGCGGTGGAGGTCAAACGCCATCTGAAAACCGATTTCAAGCGCATCGGGCATGCCTCGCGGCTTGCGCGCTACGTTGAGCGCATCCAGCAGCGCGAAAAGGGCAACCCGGCCAGCGCCCTGATTGCCGCCTACCTACTGCCCATCGTTGCTCAGGCCGCCGCCGATGGGGGCGCCGAGGCCTGGCGGCGGGCGGCGACCGCCACCGTCGGGGAATTTCTCTCCAAACTCGGCGCCGGTGAAAACCTGATCACCGCCGTTGCCGAGGTGCTGGCCGCTCTCTCCGGCGCCGATCCCCAGGCGCCGGTGGAGGTACGAGTGCTGCACGATGCGGAGGCGATTTTGCGCCTGGAAGATCAACAGAAAACCGCGCCCCTGCCGTTGGATGCACTCCAGCAGCAGCTCGACGGGACTCTTTTGACCGACGGCGGCCGTCAGGCCGCGGCGGCGGTGCTGCTGAAACCATGA
- a CDS encoding carbohydrate kinase family protein produces MQIFVSGSLAYDRIMDFPGRFSDHILPDKIHILNVCFTVNGLTEKFGGTAGNIAYNLSLLGEKPQILAAAGRDFERYAQWLTHLGLPLGGIRVIPEEYTAGAYITTDKADNQITGFNPGAMRHPSRYAFDGLRGDEAIAIISPGNIEDMLTYSRTFKQRGVPYIFDPGQTITALSGAQLTEMMTGAALLISNDYELEMIMQPTGLDRSAILRRAGGLITTLGEKGALLTTAAGETRIPAVPVARVADPTGAGDAFRAGLLKGLVTGRPLAAAARMGAACASFAVECLGTQEHTFTLGRFWERFQAGFGDGGDAAASGA; encoded by the coding sequence ATGCAGATCTTCGTTTCCGGGTCGCTGGCCTACGACCGCATCATGGATTTCCCCGGGCGCTTTTCCGACCATATCCTTCCCGACAAGATCCACATTCTCAACGTCTGCTTCACGGTCAACGGCCTGACCGAAAAATTCGGCGGCACCGCCGGCAACATCGCCTACAACCTCAGTTTGCTGGGGGAAAAGCCCCAGATTCTGGCAGCGGCCGGCAGGGATTTCGAGCGCTACGCGCAGTGGCTGACCCATCTGGGTCTGCCCCTGGGCGGGATTCGCGTGATCCCCGAGGAGTATACCGCCGGGGCCTACATCACCACCGACAAGGCCGACAACCAGATCACCGGATTCAACCCCGGCGCCATGCGTCACCCTTCCCGCTACGCCTTTGACGGCCTGCGCGGTGACGAGGCCATCGCCATCATCTCCCCCGGCAACATCGAGGATATGCTGACCTACAGTCGCACCTTCAAGCAGCGGGGGGTGCCCTACATTTTCGACCCCGGCCAGACCATCACGGCCCTTAGCGGCGCCCAGCTGACGGAGATGATGACCGGCGCGGCGCTGCTGATCTCAAACGACTACGAGCTGGAAATGATCATGCAGCCCACCGGTTTGGACCGCAGCGCCATTCTGCGGCGGGCCGGGGGCCTCATCACGACCCTGGGGGAAAAGGGGGCGCTGCTGACGACGGCGGCCGGCGAGACCCGGATTCCGGCCGTACCGGTGGCGCGGGTGGCCGATCCCACCGGCGCCGGGGACGCCTTCCGGGCCGGTCTGCTCAAGGGGCTGGTGACCGGGAGACCGCTGGCCGCGGCGGCCCGCATGGGAGCGGCATGCGCCAGCTTCGCGGTGGAATGCCTGGGCACCCAGGAGCACACCTTTACCCTGGGGCGCTTCTGGGAGCGTTTCCAGGCCGGTTTCGGCGACGGCGGTGATGCCGCGGCGAGCGGCGCCTGA